The Leptospirales bacterium sequence GGAATGCCCATCATGCCTGCGGAAAAGAAGGTCGGGGTGCGCAGCCCGGGCATGAAGCGCGCAGCAAAAAGAATCTTCTGACCGTGCTTGTGAAAGCTTTCCTGTACGCGCGCAAAGCGCTCTGGATGCAGCAGCTTGCGAAAAAAGGGAATGGTCAGAAGGCGCTGCCCGTAGCGCGCGCCCATCCAGAAAACAAAGGAGTCGCCAATCATTACGCCGGCAAAGGATACTGCTACCATCAGGTGCACATCCGCTTTGCCGTAGTAGGCAAGCAGCGCCGCCGCAAAGAGACTGACATCTTCTGGAACTGGCACGCCAAGGCCCGAAGCCAATAGACTGCCAAAGATTGCCAGGTACGCTGGCGGACCATCCAGGCTGATCAAAAAGGCGTTCAAGTATTCTGTAACCATATTTCGAAGCAGTCGTCCAAAATCGAATCGCGACGAAGTTGAACCTCGAAGCTGATGCGTCAAGCCTTGCCGCTTGCAGAACCATCAGTAAAGTCATTGCCAGTCTTGGCGGCGCTTCCGGGAATCTGGCATGCGAAGGCTCAAGCTGGTTGCTGGCATTGCCCAGCTGCTGACGGCAGGCGCACTGTTTGCGGCGCCAGGCAGTCCGTCGAATCGCCCCGCGCCGGCGCTGCTTTCCAACTACCGTCATACGCTTGATCTGGACAGCGCTGGAGTCGGCGCAGACTGGCTGGTCCGTGCGACGCCGCCGGCTGATCTGACCGACTCGCTTTTCCCGGAGGACGGCTGGCATCCTTTTCGGGTGCCGTCTTACGCCAGCGACTACGCCGAACTGGCCAGTGAGATAAAAGACCAGGCCTTGCCCGAACTCTGGCTGCGACGTGAAATCCTTTTGCCGGCAGGTCCGGCGCCACAACTCTCAATTCATTTGAGTCGTATCAATGATCGCGACCGAGTTTACTGGAACGGAACGCTCATCGGGCAGAGCGGAGCGTGGGGGGCGCGCGTTGCCTCCGCCTACGATCGCGAGCGAACCTATGCGATTCCCGAATCGCTGGTTCGCGGCGGACAGATCAACACCTTGCTGGTGCATATCCAGGGCTACAATGCAGCGTATGTCGGTTTCGATCAGGGCGGCTTGCAATTTGGTCCGACGGAGCTGATTTACCAGGCCAGCCAGCGGCGTTTGCTGCTCGTCATTTCCTTTGCAGTCGCTTACTTTGTTGTTGGACTCTACTTTCTTTTCTTGTTTGTGCGTCGCCGCCAGGAGCGCGAAAACTTTTTGTTCGCGCTCTTTTGCTTCACGGTGGTAGTTTTCCAGCTGCTCAAGGAGCAGATCAAATACCAGAGCGGCTTGAGTTTTCTGAGCTTGAAACGCGCCGAATTCGTCTGCTTGTATACGCTTGGTCCGCTGTTCTATCTCTTCTTACGCAGCTACTTTGATTTGCGCGTCTGGCAATTCCGTCGCTGGCTGGACGGCGGCGCGATTGCGGGGTCGCTG is a genomic window containing:
- a CDS encoding DedA family protein → MVTEYLNAFLISLDGPPAYLAIFGSLLASGLGVPVPEDVSLFAAALLAYYGKADVHLMVAVSFAGVMIGDSFVFWMGARYGQRLLTIPFFRKLLHPERFARVQESFHKHGQKILFAARFMPGLRTPTFFSAGMMGIPYWRLLLYDGGAATISVPAIVYIVWIFGDQFHQVIQRVKTAESFIIGAVILAALFFVLRAWRKARAEKQQKSSDVSQ